The genomic stretch CGAGGGCGATCCAATCGTCTGGTGGCCACTTGGCAGGCGTTCCAGAATCCTCATCGATCCGCAGCGTGCTTTTGGACAGCCAATTGACGCTGCATCTGGTGTGCCGACGACCGTATTGGCGAATGCTGTGCGGCAGGAAGGAGGCATACATCAGGCGGCAAGGGTTTACGACGTTTCGGAATCTGCTGTTCGCGAAGCATTGGAATTCGAAGAAAAGACACCCAATGCGCGGATGGCAGCGTGAATGTCTTCTTTGACAATTGCACGTCTCCAGTACTGGCAAGAACCCTCGACGGCTTCATCAGCAATTTTGATGACCGGGCATTTCATATCGGCGACATCAGTGGGATGCCCAACGGGCGGAATGCGTCTGATCTGGACTGGATCCGCTTCCTGAAATCTTCCAACACGCATTGGATTTTTATTTCGAATGACAGAAGAATACTGAAAAACTCTGCTGAACGTATCGCCTTACGTGCTGCCGGGTTGCATGGGTTTGTATTCGCTCAAGGATATCAGAAGATGCCAACGCACCAAGCGGCCTCAAATCTTATATGGCGCTGGCCTGACATCGTTCATATTACCGAGCTTGTACAAGCTCCGGCCATGCATGAAATTCCTGTCAGTCGTGGCGCAAAACTGAGATCACTTTCCTTCTGAGTCAACCTTAACCCCTCTTCACATAAACCCTGCCGCCGCCCTTCTTGCGGCCGGTGTCTTCCACGCCGGGAAAGCGGCCCTTGCGCACGGCGTTGAGGAATTCGCGGCCAATCTTCACCTTGTCGCCGATAGAGAGCCGGTTCCAGCCTTTGCCGTAAAGTTCCGGGAAATGAAACTCGCCCGGCTCCTGTGCCAGAAGCCGGTTTGCGATCTCGTCTTCGTCGAGCATGTCAGAACCTTGTCGTCAGAAGTTTCAGGCCGGCAAGCGTGAAGAGCGCGGCCATCGTCCCCTCGATGGCGCGACGGGCCTTTCTGTAGCCGCGCACCACGAGGCCGGACGAAAACATCAGCGCCAGCGCGTTGAAGGTCAGAAAGCCGATGATATTGGCGCCGGCGATGAACAGGATGATCGTGCCGTGGTCTGCAGCCTTCGGCAGGCCGATGGAGACGAGCGAGACCCAGGCGAAGATCGCCTTCGGATTGGTAAGGTGGATATAGAGGCCGCGCCGGTAGAAGGCGCCGAGGCCGAGACGCCCGGCAATCTTCGGCGCCATGTCGGCGGCATCCGCGCGCATCGCGGCGCGAAAGCTCTTATAGGCCAGATAAAGCAGATAGCATCCGCCGATGATCTTCAGCGCCACCAACCCGTAGGCAAGCTTCGTCACCACGGCGGCCATGCCGGCGCCGGCCAGCACGGCCCAGAAGAAGGAGCCGGTCAGAACGCCGTTGGCAAGCGCCACAGCCTGCCGCCGGCCATGGCCCATCGCCGTGCCGGCAATGGCAAGCGTTGCCGGGCCGGGGCTGACGACGGCGATGAAATAGGCGGTCCAGGCAAGCGCCAGCGATCCCAGAAGCT from Martelella sp. AD-3 encodes the following:
- a CDS encoding DUF1413 domain-containing protein, producing the protein MLDEDEIANRLLAQEPGEFHFPELYGKGWNRLSIGDKVKIGREFLNAVRKGRFPGVEDTGRKKGGGRVYVKRG
- a CDS encoding LysE family translocator, with product MDTPQLLGSLALAWTAYFIAVVSPGPATLAIAGTAMGHGRRQAVALANGVLTGSFFWAVLAGAGMAAVVTKLAYGLVALKIIGGCYLLYLAYKSFRAAMRADAADMAPKIAGRLGLGAFYRRGLYIHLTNPKAIFAWVSLVSIGLPKAADHGTIILFIAGANIIGFLTFNALALMFSSGLVVRGYRKARRAIEGTMAALFTLAGLKLLTTRF